The following proteins are encoded in a genomic region of Drosophila willistoni isolate 14030-0811.24 chromosome 3R, UCI_dwil_1.1, whole genome shotgun sequence:
- the LOC111519205 gene encoding protamine-like protein 99C → MGTPVRKCKKKRKAKKKPAYKCQKVARLTCNGYLNFLREFKKKCCGLSPQEMVRRGARAWNELTCEEKEKYKQMYFKQKSKSSNKKKSGQSCRCSHSLDIDAFVFP, encoded by the exons atgggTACTCCAGTGCGTAAGTGCAAAAAAAAGCGCAAAGCTAAGAAGAAGCCAGCCTACAAATGCCAGAAGGTGGCCAGGTTGACCTGTAATGGCTATCTGAACTTCCTGCGTGAATTCAAGAAAAAATGTTGCGGCCTTTCGCCACAGGAAATGGTCCGTAGAGGAGCACGGGCATGGAATGAGTTAACTTGCGAAGAAAAAGAGAAGTACAAGCAAATG TACttcaaacaaaaatcaaagtcATCGAATAAGAAGAAAAGTGGTCAATCGTGTCGATGTTCACATTCTCTTGACATTGATGCATTCGTGTTTCCATAA